Proteins from one Camelina sativa cultivar DH55 chromosome 8, Cs, whole genome shotgun sequence genomic window:
- the LOC104709902 gene encoding beta-amyrin 24-hydroxylase-like has translation MNLFMNYTPCSYLIFFITFITIFLLPRLFSFSSRRNNGLPPGPRGLPILGHMHLLRSSLPRSLQALALTYGPLMTIRIGSLRVLVVSDSDTAKQILKTHDADFASKFVFGPRQFNVYKGSEFFNAPYGPYWRFMKKLCMTKLFAGYQLDRFVDIREEETLALLRSLVEISKNKEACNLGLEFTALTTKILSKMVMGKRCSQNSNLPIEIRKIVSDIMACATSFGFMELFGPFRDLDVFGNGKKLRSSIWRYGALVEKILKEYKSNDEEEKDKDIVDILLDTYNDPKAELKLTMNQIKFFILELFMASLDTTSAALQWTMTELINHPDIFAKIRDEIKSVIGTTYRLLKESDLQKLPYLQAAIKETLRLHPVGPLLRRESNTDMKINGYDVKSGTKIFINAYGIMRDPTTYKDPDKFMPERFLVVEQNIERKIGYYYQQYMLELKGQDVNYLAFGSGRRGCLGASHASLVLSLTVGSLVQCFNWTVKGDKDKIKIKLPTGFSASGTAGGSSLMCCPQLCFDPFGHQIK, from the exons ATGAATCTGTTTATGAATTACACACCTTGTTcatatctcatcttcttcatcacattCATTACCATCTTCCTTCTTCCTAGACTCTTCAGCTTCTCTAGCCGTCGCAATAATGGTCTTCCTCCAGGTCCACGAGGACTTCCCATTCTCGGTCATATGCATCTCCTACGTTCTAGTCTACCTCGTTCACTACAAGCCTTGGCTCTCACGTACGGTCCTTTAATGACCATACGCATAGGATCACTCCGAGTCCTCGTTGTCTCAGATTCCGACACggctaaacaaatcctcaaGACTCACGACGCTGATTTCGCTTCCAAGTTCGTCTTTGGTCCGAGACAGTTCAATGTTTATAAAGGATCTGAGTTCTTTAATGCACCTTATGGACCTTACTGGAGGTTCATGAAGAAGCTATGCATGACTAAGCTATTCGCGGGTTATCAGCTCGATCGATTTGTTGATATAAGAGAGGAGGAAACGTTAGCTTTACTGAGATCGCTTGTTGAGATATCAAAGAATAAAGAGGCGTGCAATCTTGGTTTGGAGTTCACTGCTTTGACCACAAAGATTCTGTCGAAGATGGTTATGGGGAAACGTTGCAGCCAAAACTCGAATCTTCCCATTGAGATCAGGAAGATAGTGAGCGATATAATGGCTTGTGCCACAAGTTTTGGATTCATGGAGCTGTTTGGACCATTCCGGGATCTAGATGTGTTTGGGAATGGTAAGAAGCTTAGATCCTCCATTTGGCGGTACGGTGCGTTGGTTGAGAAGATACTGAAGGAATATAAAAGCAACGACGAAGAGGAGAAAGATAAAGATATCGTCGATATCTTGTTAGACACGTATAATGATCCAAAAGCTGAGCTCAAATTGACTATGAATCAGATCAAGTTCTTCATCCTT GAGTTGTTCATGGCGAGCTTAGATACAACTTCTGCAGCTTTACAATGGACAATGACTGAGCTAATAAACCATCCGGATATCTTCGCGAAGATCAGAGACGAGATCAAATCGGTTATAGGAACAACGTATCGGTTACTCAAAGAATCAGATCTGCAGAAGCTTCCTTACTTGCAAGCAGCAATCAAGGAGACATTGAGACTTCATCCAGTTGGACCATTACTACGCAGAGAAAGCAACACTGACATGAAGATCAACGGGTACGATGTAAAATCCGGGACTAAGATCTTCATCAATGCTTACGGTATAATGCGCGATCCGACCACATACAAAGACCCTGACAAGTTTATGCCTGAGAGGTTTCTTGTGGTGGAACAAAACATAGAGAGGAAGATTGGTTATTATTACCAGCAATATATGTTGGAGCTAAAAGGTCAAGATGTGAATTATCTTGCGTTTGGGAGTGGAAGGCGAGGATGTCTTGGAGCTTCTCACGCTTCTCTGGTGCTGAGTCTCACAGTCGGATCACTAGTACAGTGTTTTAACTGGACGGTGAAGGGAGACAAAGAcaaaatcaagatcaaattaCCTACCGGCTTTTCGGCTTCAGGGACTGCTGGAGGAAGTTCACTTATGTGTTGTCCTCAATTATGTTTTGATCCATTTGGacaccaaattaaataa
- the LOC104708412 gene encoding uncharacterized protein LOC104708412 isoform X2: MCETSYRLYCKGLVSEEVVKDETRQIGGFGVAICDPEDNRLYEMKKALGDEESTHQQVAELAAVVHGLKWALELDLARVTFFCDDSNILQYVTGKAEPNESSVATLVKEVALLQSRFSSCEALPASVTVSSGGITFVLEHARAAIASQIRWREGHVYMETCPICCEDVSCDNKFEVPGCFHRFCVACIKRQVDEALDWHKPVKCPSLGCNLVGSCAA, translated from the exons ATGTGTGAGACGTCCTATCGGTTATACTGCAAGGGTTTGGTGAGTGAAGAGGTGGTTAAGGACGAGACTAGGCAGATCGGTGGTTTTGGTGTGGCCATCTGTGACCCCGAGGATAACCGACTATATGAGATGAAGAAAGCTCTGGGAGATGAAGAGTCCACACACCAGCAAGTTGCGGAATTGGCGGCCGTAGTTCATGGGTTGAAGTGGGCGTTGGAGCTCGATTTGGCAAGGGTCACATTCTTCTGTGATGATTCCAATATCTTACAATAC GTAACAGGTAAAGCTGAACCAAACGAGTCCAGTGTAGCAACACTTGTGAAGGAAGTGGCTCTTCTTCAGAGCAGATTCTCGTCTTGCGAAGCACTTCCTGCATCTGTGACTGTGAGCAGTGGGGGCATCACTTTTGTCCTTGAGCATGCCAGAGCTGCTATAGCTTCCCAGATCAGGTGGCGTGAAGGTCACGTCTACATGGAGACTTGTCCAATATGCTGTGAAGACGTCTCATGTGATAACAAGTTTGAGGTACCTGGTTGTTTCCACCGCTTCTGCGTTGCTTGCATTAAGAGACAAGTCGACGAGGCACTGGATTGGCATAAACCAGTAAAGTGCCCAAGCTTGGGTTGCAACTTGGTTGGATCCTGTGCGGCTTAG
- the LOC104709899 gene encoding uncharacterized protein LOC104709899, with the protein MRDYTENKGGSDAFVTKGFNTWKNPQSLRDHVGSLNSFHNNALKNADALMKQKLSFRGHDESMESANRGNFLELVKLSMKQLRGQGYDGAIGTSCKRKDMIREEYRKRIEEGISRGEIKTGKGLNQELSLQRPGNTCWDSHYTTLLRLVDLFSIIIKEFNDRFDEVNTELLGCVASLSLIDSFHEFDPLKVMRLSEFYPKDFTSVDRISLEHQLGLYIDNIREDERFANLKSLGDLAHVIVETRKYLSYPQVYRLLKLVLTLPIATTTVERCFSAMNIVKTSLRNRIGDKFLNDCLVSFIEKELFDKMTNEIVMKMFQDMKERRITL; encoded by the exons ATGAG AGATTACACAGAAAATAAAGGTGGAAGTGATGCATTTGTTACAAAAGGGTTTAATACTTGGAAAAATCCCCAGAGTTTAAGAGATCATGTAGGATCGTTGAATAGCTTTCACAATAATGCATTAAAAAATGCTGATGCTTTGATGAAGCAAA AATTATCTTTTAGAGGTCATGATGAGTCAATGGAATCAGCTAATAGGGGAAATTTTTTAGAGCTTGTGAAA TTGAGTATGAAACAATTAAGAGGACAGGGCTATGATGGAGCAA TTGGAACTTCTTGTAAGAGAAAGGATATGATTCGAGAAGAATATCGAAAAAGAATCGAGGAAGGAATCAGTCGAGGTGAAATTAAGACAGGAAAAGGATTGAATCAAGAACTCTCACTACAGAGACCTGGTAATACTTGTTGGGATTCTCACTACACAACATTACTGCGGttggttgatttattttctattatcaTTAAA GAGTTTAATGATCGTTTTGATGAGGTAAACACTGAATTACTTGGTTGTGTTGCTTCTTTAAGTCTTATTGATTCATTTCATGAGTTTGATCCGTTGAAGGTTATGAGATTATCTGAGTTTTATCCCAAAGATTTTACTTCTGTCGATCGAATATCACTTGAACACCAACTTGGTTTGTACATCGATAATATCCGGGAAGATGAAAGATTTGCTAATTTGAAGAGTCTGGGGGATCTTGCACATGTGATTGTAGAGACAAGGAAATATCTTTCGTATCCTCAGGTTTATCGACTTCTGAAGCTAGTTTTGACTTTACCTATAGCCACGACAACGGTTGAAAGATGTTTTTCTGCAATGAACATTGTGAAGACTAGTTTGCGCAACCGTATTGGTGATAAGTTTCTAAATGATTGTTTAGTCTCTTTTATTGAAAAGGAATTATTTGATAAGATGACAAATGAAATAGTGATGAAAATGTTTCAGGATATGAAAGAACGTAGGataactttataa
- the LOC104708413 gene encoding chaperone protein dnaJ 6, with translation MGRKKKSRASTTEEDEIESGNDGRSSETSLYQVLGVERTATSQEIRKAYHKLALRLHPDKNQDDMEAKEKFQQLQKVISILGDEEKRAVYDQTGSVDDADLSGDVFENLRDFFKAMFKKVTEADIEEFEADYRGSETEKKDLLELFTKFKGKMNRLFCSMICSDPKLDSHRFKDILDEAIAAGEVKSSKAYEKWAKKISETKPPTSPSRKRKKSAKDSEQDLCMLIAQRRDERKVKVDSMFSSLISRYGGNAEAEPTEEEFEAAQRRIESRRPSKKSRT, from the exons ATGGGTAGGAAAAAGAAATCTAGGGCTTCGACAACCGAGGAAGATGAGATTGAGAGTGGTAATGATGGGCGATCTTCTGAGACTAGTCTTTACCAG GTTCTTGGAGTTGAAAGAACAGCTACTTCACAGGAAATAAGAAAAGCTTATCATAAATTGGCGTTGCGGCTTCACCCAGATAAAAATCAGGatgatatg GAAGCTAAAGAGAAATTCCAGCAGCTTCAAAAAGTGATATCAATTCTTGGGGATGAAGAGAAAAGGGCTGTCTATGATCAAACTGGCTCTGTTGATGATGCt GATCTTTCCGGTGATGTATTTGAGAATTTACGGGATTTCTTCAAGGCCATGTTCAAGAAG GTCACCGAAGCAGATATAGAAGAGTTTGAGGCAGACTACAGGGGATCTGAGACTGAGAAGAAAGACTTACTTGAGCTCTTCACCAAGTTTAAGGGTAAAATGAACAG GCTTTTCTGCTCAATGATTTGCTCAGACCCCAAGCTTGATTCACACCGTTTCAAAGACATTCTTGATGAGGCCATTGCAGCAG GGGAAGTGAAGTCAAGCAAGGCATATGAGAAATGGGCAAAGAAGATTTCAGAAACGAAACCGCCCACCAGTCcatcgaggaagaggaagaa GTCAGCAAAGGATTCAGAGCAAGACCTCTGCATGTTGATTGCGCAGCGAAGAGATGAGAGGAAAGTGAAGGTGGATTCAATGTTTTCGTCGCTCATCTCTAGGTATGGTGGTAATGCTGAAGCAGAGCCCACTGAAGAAGAATTTGAAGCTGCCCAGAGAAGGATTGAAAGCAGAAGACCATCCAAGAAGTCAAGAACTTAA
- the LOC104708412 gene encoding uncharacterized protein LOC104708412 isoform X1, with the protein MKSDRRTLIPIFRSDQFGKPYTMCETSYRLYCKGLVSEEVVKDETRQIGGFGVAICDPEDNRLYEMKKALGDEESTHQQVAELAAVVHGLKWALELDLARVTFFCDDSNILQYVTGKAEPNESSVATLVKEVALLQSRFSSCEALPASVTVSSGGITFVLEHARAAIASQIRWREGHVYMETCPICCEDVSCDNKFEVPGCFHRFCVACIKRQVDEALDWHKPVKCPSLGCNLVGSCAA; encoded by the exons ATGAAATCAGACCGTAGAACCCTAATTCCTATCTTTCGATCCGACCAATTTGGGAAGCCTTACACGATGTGTGAGACGTCCTATCGGTTATACTGCAAGGGTTTGGTGAGTGAAGAGGTGGTTAAGGACGAGACTAGGCAGATCGGTGGTTTTGGTGTGGCCATCTGTGACCCCGAGGATAACCGACTATATGAGATGAAGAAAGCTCTGGGAGATGAAGAGTCCACACACCAGCAAGTTGCGGAATTGGCGGCCGTAGTTCATGGGTTGAAGTGGGCGTTGGAGCTCGATTTGGCAAGGGTCACATTCTTCTGTGATGATTCCAATATCTTACAATAC GTAACAGGTAAAGCTGAACCAAACGAGTCCAGTGTAGCAACACTTGTGAAGGAAGTGGCTCTTCTTCAGAGCAGATTCTCGTCTTGCGAAGCACTTCCTGCATCTGTGACTGTGAGCAGTGGGGGCATCACTTTTGTCCTTGAGCATGCCAGAGCTGCTATAGCTTCCCAGATCAGGTGGCGTGAAGGTCACGTCTACATGGAGACTTGTCCAATATGCTGTGAAGACGTCTCATGTGATAACAAGTTTGAGGTACCTGGTTGTTTCCACCGCTTCTGCGTTGCTTGCATTAAGAGACAAGTCGACGAGGCACTGGATTGGCATAAACCAGTAAAGTGCCCAAGCTTGGGTTGCAACTTGGTTGGATCCTGTGCGGCTTAG
- the LOC104709901 gene encoding fasciclin-like arabinogalactan protein 21 translates to MGCCSSDCFVYFILSIALAFMAVSSTLRSPPYSDTIVPIASSNFSSSSLALNASNTLRQSNFKAIATLLHISPEIFLSSSPNTTIFAIEDASFFNTSSLHPLFFKQLLQYHTLPFMLPMNDLLKKPQGTCIHTLLRHKSVQISTVDQESRRVEVNHVRISHPDMYLGDSLVIHAVLGPFSPLQPHSDHILQSSLCQPNTNTTSVDDDNYVPVKIDWTRIVQLLSSNGFVSFAIGLHSVLNRIVNDHHHHKNLTGVTIPATPNLVSLSSASPYLYEVVRHHILVQRLTNKDLASMPDKASVKTMDPYQDLIITRSRDVVNSSGGDFMISGVEIIDPDMFSSSNFVIHGISHTLEIPHA, encoded by the coding sequence ATGGGTTGTTGTTCATCAGATTGCTTTGTCTACTTCATCCTCTCCATAGCTTTAGCTTTCATGGCCGTCTCAAGTACTCTACGTTCACCTCCATATTCCGACACCATAGTTCCCATTGCTTCTTCCAatttctcttcgtcttctctcgcTTTAAACGCCTCAAACACTCTACGCCAATCCAATTTCAAAGCAATCGCCACTCTCCTCCACATATCCCCCGAGATCTTCCTCTCATCTTCTCCCAACACAACCATCTTTGCCATCGAAGATGCTTCCTTTTTCAACACGTCATCCCTTCATCCTTTGTTTTTCAAGCAGCTTCTTCAGTATCACACACTTCCTTTTATGCTGCCGATGAACGACCTTCTCAAGAAGCCTCAAGGAACCTGTATCCACACGCTTCTCCGCCACAAGAGTGTCCAAATCTCCACCGTGgatcaagaatcaagaagagtCGAAGTGAATCATGTCCGGATTTCACATCCCGACATGTATCTTGGAGATTCATTGGTCATTCACGCCGTTCTTGGACCGTTCTCTCCTCTGCAACCTCACAGTGATCATATTCTCCAGTCATCTTTATGTCAACCTAATACAAACACAACCAGTGTCGACGACGACAACTACGTTCCGGTTAAGATAGATTGGACTCGGATCGTTCAGCTCCTAAGTTCAAACGGGTTTGTGTCGTTTGCAATTGGACTGCACTCTGTTCTCAACAGGATCGTTaacgatcatcatcatcacaagaacTTAACAGGAGTAACGATTCCAGCCACACCGAATCTTGTGTCGTTGTCATCTGCTTCTCCGTATCTGTATGAAGTAGTGAGACATCACATTCTTGTTCAACGGCTTACCAACAAAGATTTAGCTTCAATGCCTGATAAAGCCTCGGTGAAGACAATGGATCCATACCAAGATCTCATCATCACCAGATCAAGAGACGTTGTTAATTCGTCTGGAGGAGATTTCATGATATCAGGAGTTGAGATTATAGATCCAGATATGTTCTCTTCTTCAAACTTTGTAATCCATGGGATATCTCACACTCTAGAGATCCCACATGCATAA